The nucleotide sequence AATTAGAGTGGCGGGTCTAGAGGTTAACGATGACAACTTGCAATTGGTTAGAAACCAAATTGGAATGGTTTTTCAGAATCCTGAAGACCAATTTGTTGGGGCCACCGTTGAGGATGATGTGGCTTTTGGGCTTGAAAATCGGGAACAACCTCGTCAACAGATGCAGCTTGTGGTCAAAGAAAGTTTAGAAGCTGTGGGCATGTGGGAATATCGTAACCGGATTCCCGCTAGTCTTTCTGGTGGTCAAAAGCAGCGGGTAGCAATTGCTGGTATATTAGCAATTAAACCAAAAATATTAATTTTGGATGAATCAACGAGTATGTTGGATCCGAAGGGGCGGCAAGAAATTATTGATCTTGTCAAAGAGATTAAAGAAAAAGAAGAACTGACTGTAATTTCAATTACTCATGATATTGAGGAAGCTGCCATCGCAGACAGGATTGTGATTATTAATAAAGGGACTGTTGTTGCTGATAAAACTCCAATTGAGTTATTAAATCGAGAAGATTTTTTAAAAAAATATGAGTTGGAGACCCCCTTTACCACTAAATTGTTGAGTAGCTTAAAAGAGCTTGGCATTTCTGTTCCCGATAAATATTTGAATGATGAGGAGCTGATTTCATGGATCAAGAAGTCACTTTCACAAAAGTAGACCATATTTATGAGCCCAATTCACCACTTGCTAAGTTAGCTCTGTCTGATATTTCTTTAACCATTGACCGGGGAAGCTTTACAGCGATAATCGGTCACACTGGTAGTGGTAAATCGACATTAGTACAACACATTAATGCTTTGATCAAGCCTACCACTGGGACAATTACAGTTGCTGGTTTTGAAATTACGAATGAAACGAGTAATAAGAACCTGAAACAGCTTCGTGAGAATGTTGGAATGGTCTTTCAATTTCCAGAAAAACAACTATTCGATGAAACGGTGATCAAGGATGTAATGTTTGGCCCACTGAACTATGGCAAAACTGATGATGAGGCCAGACAAGCTGCAAGCTCCGCACTAAATCTGGTTAAGATTGGCGAACAATATTATGAAAAATCACCATTTGATTTATCAGGTGGTCAGATGAGACGGGTTGCAATTGCCGGTGTATTGGCTATGAAACCGGAGATCCTTATTTTAGATGAGCCGACGGCTGGCTTAGATCCACAGGGCCACCAAGAAATTATGGAATTGGTTCAAGCGCTTAACCGTGAGCAAAACGTGACCATTATATTGGTGACCCACCAAATGGAAGACGTTGTTGAATCAGCAAACCAAGTGGTTGTTATGGAGTCTGGTAA is from Lentilactobacillus curieae and encodes:
- a CDS encoding energy-coupling factor transporter ATPase, which encodes MENIIEINNLSFKYPEQNQLFDNLSLSIEAGKWTAILGQNGSGKSTLARLVDGLLEAESGTIRVAGLEVNDDNLQLVRNQIGMVFQNPEDQFVGATVEDDVAFGLENREQPRQQMQLVVKESLEAVGMWEYRNRIPASLSGGQKQRVAIAGILAIKPKILILDESTSMLDPKGRQEIIDLVKEIKEKEELTVISITHDIEEAAIADRIVIINKGTVVADKTPIELLNREDFLKKYELETPFTTKLLSSLKELGISVPDKYLNDEELISWIKKSLSQK
- a CDS encoding energy-coupling factor transporter ATPase translates to MDQEVTFTKVDHIYEPNSPLAKLALSDISLTIDRGSFTAIIGHTGSGKSTLVQHINALIKPTTGTITVAGFEITNETSNKNLKQLRENVGMVFQFPEKQLFDETVIKDVMFGPLNYGKTDDEARQAASSALNLVKIGEQYYEKSPFDLSGGQMRRVAIAGVLAMKPEILILDEPTAGLDPQGHQEIMELVQALNREQNVTIILVTHQMEDVVESANQVVVMESGKIVKDGTVREIFNNPQWLADKQLSLPKAADFASKLGLFGHNEELPLTVDELAKAIAGKLREDQTDE